The following proteins are co-located in the Serinus canaria isolate serCan28SL12 chromosome 17, serCan2020, whole genome shotgun sequence genome:
- the ATP6V1G1 gene encoding V-type proton ATPase subunit G 1: MASQSQGIQQLLQAEKRAAEKVAEARKRKNRRLKQAKEEAQAEIEQYRLQREKEFKAKEAAALGSHGSCTTEVEKETQEKMSVIQQNFQKNREVVMSQLLSLVCDIKPEIHVNYRING; encoded by the exons ATGGCGAGCCAGTCGCAGGgcatccagcagctgctgcaggccgAGAAACGCGCCGCGGAGAAGGTGGCCGAGGCCCGCAAGA ggaagaacCGGCGGCTGAAGCAGGCCAAGGAGGAGGCCCAGGCAGAGATCGAGCAGTACCGTCTGCAGCGGGAGAAGGAGTTCAAGGCCAAGGAGGCAGCG GCCCTTGGCTCCCATGGCAGCTGCACCACTGAAGTGGAGAAGGAGACTCAGGAAAAGATGAGTGTAATCCAGCAGAACTTCCAGAAGAACCGGGAGGTGGTGatgtcccagctgctgtccctggtgtGTGACATCAAACCCGAGATCCACGTGAATTACCGCATCAATGGCtag